Proteins found in one Micropterus dolomieu isolate WLL.071019.BEF.003 ecotype Adirondacks linkage group LG12, ASM2129224v1, whole genome shotgun sequence genomic segment:
- the LOC123980742 gene encoding E3 ubiquitin-protein ligase UBR2-like yields MAAIRSDSCDADGLSESGVEECAADPTCVLCMQCFLGSVHKEHRYRMTTSGGGGFCDCGDAEAWKKGPYCQKHTPAANNRDAEEDPVAQLPADMVARGYSIFSIILKYAVDMLTWDQEDQLPAGLEPPERADTYYCMLFNDEVHTYEQVIYTLQKAVNCSQKEAVSFATTVDRDGRKSVRYGDFQFCEQAKSVIVRNTSRQSKPLRVEVMHSSVVAHQCFALRALSWLGQVIQYSDGLRRILCQVGLQRGPEGENSSLVDQLMLNDSKMWKGARNIYHQLLMNSLLMDLKYKKIFAIQFAKNYRRLQTDFMEDDHERVVSVTSLSVQLFTVPTMSYERLQCDYVRDDHDREFSITDLSVQIFTVPSLARMLMVEENLMTTIIRTFVDHLRHRDLQGRFQFDRYTAQQAFKFGRVQSLIGDLKYVLISHPSEWSDQLRQKFLEGLDAFLELLKCMQGMDPVVRQVGQHIEMEPEWEAAFTLQMKLTHIISMIQEWCSTDEHVLIEAYRKCLSALSHCHSGLPDGEQPLSLSLAGHCVETFRYQVSQDKVSIHLPVCRLLAGLHVLLSRTEVTSRFPEQLPLGELSPPLLIELPLRCLVLCAQVHAGMWRRNGFSLINQIYYYHNVKCRVEMFDKDIVMLQAGASMMDPNHFLMIVLSRFELFHIFSSADCRKRYREANKHTKGMRLIHCTITTRFTCMFYLCVTCGLYLCFTCVLPLCYLCRCPRSGGDKSRAPTLCLVCGSMLCSQSYCCQTEVDGEDVGACTAHTFTCGAGLGLFLRVRESQVLFVAGKTKGCFYPPPYLDDYGETDQGLKRGNPLHLCSERYRKIERLWRQHGVAEVIGHAQEANQTLVAIDWQHL; encoded by the exons GGAGTGTGCAGCCGACCCCACCTGTGTCCTCTGCATGCAGTGTTTCCTGGGCAGCGTTCATAAAGAGCATCGATACAGG atGACCACGTCAGGAGGGGGAGGTTTCTGTGACTGTGGAGACGCTGAGGCCTGGAAGAAGGGTCCTTACTGCCAGAAACACACCCCTGCAGCCAACAACAGGGACGCAGAGGAG GATCCTGTAGCTCAGCTCCCAGCTGACATGGTTGCCCGTGGTTACAGCATCTTCTCCATCATCCTGAAGTACGCTGTGGACATGCTGACCTGGGACCAGGAGGACCAGCTACCTGCAGGACTGGAGCCCCC ggagAGGGCAGACACCTACTACTGCATGCTGTTTAACGATGAGGTCCACACCTACGAGCAGGTGATCTACACTCTGCAGAAAGCCGTCAACTGCAGCCAGAAAGAAGCCGTCAGCTTCGCCACCACCGTGGACAGAGAC gGCAGGAAGTCAGTTCGATACGGAGATTTCCAGTtctgtgaacaggccaagtcagtTATAGTG aGGAACACCAGCCGTCAGTCGAAGCCTCTCAGGGTTGAGGTGATGCACTCGTCCGTTGTTGCTCATCAGTGTTTCGCTCTGAGGGCTCTCAGCTGGTTGGGACAGGTCATTCAGTACTCTG ACGGTCTGAGGAGGATCCTGTGTCAGGTCGGCCTGCAGAGAGGTCCTGAGGGAGAGAACTCCTCGCTGGTCGATCAGCTGATGCTCAACGACTCCAAGATGTGGAAAG gAGCGAGGAACATCTACCACCAGCTGCTAATGAACAGCCTCCTCATGGACCTCAAGTACAAGAAGATCTTTGCCATCCAGTTTGCCAAG AACTACAGACGCCTCCAGACAGATTTTATGGAGGACGACCATGAGCGAGTGGTGTCAGTGACCTCGCTGTCTGTTCAGCTCTTCACTGTCCCGACCATG AGTTATGAGCGCTTGCAGTGTGACTACGTGAGAGACGACCATGACCGTGAGTTCTCCATCACTGACCTGTCAGTACAAATATTCACCGTCCCGTCGCTG GCCCGGATGCTGATGGTGGAGGAGAACCTGATGACGACCATCATCAGGACCTTTGTGGATCACCTCCGCCACAGAGACCTGCAGGGACGCTTCCAGTTCGACCGCTACACCGCCCAGCAGGCCTTCAAGTTTGGACGAGTCCAGAGCCTCATCGGAGACCTCAA gtacGTCCTGATCAGTCATCCCTCTGAGTGGAGCGATCAGCTCAGACAGAAGTTTCTAGAAGGTTTGGACGCTTTTCTGGAGCTGCTCAAGTGTAtgcag GGCATGGACCCGGTGGTGAGACAGGTGGGGCAGCACATAGAGATGGAGCCTGAGTGGGAGGCAGCGTTCACTCTGCAGATGAAACTGACTCACATCATCTCCATGATCCAGGAGTGGTGCTCCACTGAT gagcACGTGCTGATTGAGGCCTACAGGAAGTGTCTGAGCGCGCTCAGTCACTGTCACAGCGGCCTTCCAGACGGCGAGCAGCCACTCAGCTTGAGTCTGGCCGGCCACTGCGTGGAGACGTTCAGGTACCAGGTGTCCCAGGACAAAGTGTCCATCCACCTGCCGGTCTGCAGACTGCTGGCAG gtcTCCACGTTCTCCTCAGCAGGACCGAAGTCACCTCTCGCTTCCCTGAACAGCTTCCTCTG ggGGAACTCAGCCCCCCCCTCCTGATCGAACTCCCCCTCCGCTGCCTGGTGCTCTGTGCCCAGGTGCATGCTGGGATGTGGAGGAGGAACGGCTTCTCCCTCATTAACCAG atttattattatcacaACGTGAAGTGCAGAGTGGAGATGTTCGACAAAGACATCGTCATGCTGCAG GCTGGTGCGTCCATGATGGATCCGAACCACTTCCTGATGATCGTCCTGAGTCGATTTGAACTGTTTCACATATTCAGCTCTGCAGACTGCAGGAAGAGATACAGAGAGGCTAACAAG cacaccaaaggcatgcgtcttattcactgcaccatcaccacccgcTTTACTTGTATGTTTTACCTGTGCGTTACCTGTGGGCTATATCTGTGTTTTACCTGCGTGTTACCCCTGTGTTACCTGTGCAGGTGTCCGCGGTCAGGAGGAGACAAGTCTCGGGCTCCCACCCTGTGTCTGGTCTGTGGCTCTATGTTGTGTTCTCAGAGTTACTGCTGTCAGACGGAGGTGGACGGAGAGGACGTAGGAGCCTGCACCGCCCACACCTTCACCTGTGGAGCCGGCCTAGGCCTCTTCCTCAG gGTCAGAGAGAGCCAGGTGTTGTTTGTTGCAGGTAAAACAAAGGGCTGTTTCTATCCTCCTCCGTACCTGGACGACTACGGAGAGACGGACCAGGGCCTCAA GCGGGGGAACCCCCTCCATCTGTGTTCTGAGCGTTACAGGAAGATCGAGCGTCTGTGGCGTCAGCACGGCGTCGCTGAGGTCATCGGCCACGCTCAGGAGGCCAATCAGACGCTGGTCGCCATCGACTGGCAGCACCTGTGA